From the Candidatus Melainabacteria bacterium genome, one window contains:
- a CDS encoding AMP-binding protein gives MDDGSKKALLSYDHGISSEPLIGDTLGNYFEKIVAERQHADALVSVQQNIRYSYIQLLERINLCASGFLRLGIERGDRVGIWSTNNAEWIVTQLAAAKVGAILVNINPGYRTSELEYVLGQSGVKLLVVIPKHRTSNYLEMLEELAPTFFVAGDKSPCDKLPNLQNIIVIGAHGKLPGRLLSFDQVTAMGSELEASALKEREKQLQFDDPVNIQYTSGTTGLPKGVTLSHHNLLNNGLLAARAMNLGPDSRFCVPMPFYHCGGMISSALATISVGGAVVIPSPFYDDTAVLTAVQQEQCTHLSGVPTMFIGELHHPEFDSFDVTSLQGGFMAGAPCPVQLMRDVANRMKMQQIVILYGLTEASPLMTATTCNDSLEIRATTVGRVIPGIELKIVDAQTGEVVPRGVQGEICSRGHGVMLGYWNNPQATAEAIDKSGWLHSGDLGVMNADGFINITGRKKDMIIRGGENIYPREIEEVLHEHKGIAQAQVFGVPDARLGEEVSAWIMVKQGEALTPDEVREWLKERVAYFKVPKYVKLVSEFPMTVTGKCQKFVMRDMMAKELGLEASMPTA, from the coding sequence GTGGATGACGGCTCGAAAAAAGCATTACTAAGCTACGACCACGGCATTAGTAGTGAGCCGCTGATTGGCGACACGCTGGGCAATTACTTTGAAAAGATTGTTGCAGAGAGACAGCATGCTGACGCGCTTGTGTCTGTGCAACAGAATATTCGCTATTCCTACATTCAATTGTTGGAGCGCATCAATTTGTGCGCGTCCGGTTTCTTGCGCCTTGGTATTGAGCGTGGTGACAGGGTCGGCATCTGGTCGACGAATAACGCGGAATGGATAGTCACACAACTCGCCGCAGCCAAGGTCGGCGCGATTTTGGTCAATATCAATCCGGGCTATCGCACCTCAGAGCTTGAATATGTTTTGGGACAATCCGGTGTGAAACTGCTTGTCGTTATACCGAAGCATCGCACCAGCAATTATCTTGAGATGCTCGAGGAGTTAGCTCCTACCTTCTTTGTCGCTGGCGATAAGAGCCCTTGCGATAAGCTTCCGAATTTGCAGAACATCATTGTCATCGGCGCCCACGGCAAGCTGCCAGGTCGTCTTTTGAGCTTCGATCAAGTCACCGCGATGGGCTCTGAGTTGGAAGCCAGTGCACTCAAGGAGCGCGAGAAACAGCTTCAATTCGACGACCCTGTCAATATTCAGTACACATCTGGTACGACAGGATTGCCTAAGGGCGTGACGCTCAGTCATCACAATCTATTGAACAATGGTTTGCTGGCAGCCAGGGCGATGAATCTCGGACCCGATTCGCGCTTCTGCGTTCCCATGCCGTTTTATCATTGTGGTGGCATGATCAGTTCAGCGCTTGCAACCATCTCGGTTGGTGGCGCCGTTGTTATCCCCAGTCCATTTTATGATGACACCGCCGTGCTGACTGCAGTGCAGCAAGAGCAGTGCACACACTTGTCTGGTGTGCCCACTATGTTCATTGGAGAACTGCACCATCCGGAATTCGACAGTTTTGACGTGACATCGTTGCAGGGCGGTTTTATGGCCGGAGCTCCCTGCCCGGTGCAGCTGATGCGCGATGTTGCTAATCGCATGAAGATGCAGCAGATTGTCATTCTTTATGGATTGACAGAGGCATCGCCGCTGATGACTGCCACCACATGCAATGACAGTTTGGAAATTAGAGCGACAACTGTTGGACGAGTTATTCCTGGTATCGAATTGAAAATCGTTGATGCGCAGACCGGTGAGGTCGTGCCTCGCGGCGTGCAGGGTGAAATATGCAGTCGTGGACATGGTGTCATGCTGGGATACTGGAACAATCCGCAGGCTACCGCCGAAGCCATTGATAAAAGCGGCTGGTTGCATTCGGGCGATCTCGGTGTGATGAACGCCGATGGATTCATAAATATCACCGGTCGCAAGAAAGACATGATTATTCGAGGCGGGGAAAACATTTACCCTCGCGAAATCGAGGAAGTTCTACATGAGCATAAGGGTATTGCCCAGGCGCAAGTGTTCGGCGTACCTGATGCAAGATTAGGTGAAGAAGTCTCTGCCTGGATTATGGTAAAGCAGGGTGAGGCTCTTACGCCAGATGAGGTTCGCGAATGGCTCAAAGAGCGTGTTGCCTACTTCAAAGTGCCAAAGTACGTCAAACTGGTGAGTGAGTTTCCGATGACCGTGACCGGGAAGTGTCAGAAGTTCGTGATGCGAGACATGATGGCCAAAGAACTGGGGCTTGAGGCATCCATGCCCACCGCTTAA
- a CDS encoding tetratricopeptide repeat protein, whose protein sequence is MRVTNTLALLGAMFALTPSIISVPANAAHHTRRLSGKINHEVLMADDLMMKGKFIQAAEIYHDAINKDNKNIQAMNGYGMALGRQFKLDAAQEQFQKALTADPQNAQAHLGLAMVALNRLQSSDNSIRKNRESILNDAESQCRQALDLDNGSPEAHYWLAQTQREKGLYADASNSFQSAIKLDPKYSEAYAGLAMMKLAQNSPAEAISNFQQAIKLNSGNSTAHFGLGKAMLQQGQVDAAIKEFNTAMYQNRNSGPTHLALGDAYNQQGNYVAAIKQYQESIRIKPEISEPYLQIASIREARGDIEHSIAELRSALELMPNNTDLQQRIAEDNLRLEKLDEAIKGFEQVMATNPGSAAAAKGITRAFYLKSQKEAAGAFFVSNQFENSMRLMDKAIALNPNDMELRLAQAKLRAMAGVKIDLASIGQPRTDGERVAYAEALLAQNKFAEAQEQMNTVIGSAINARQAFAVADLALMIKDLNDAEIAYKKAATMPGAEARAQRGLEQVAKAREIARQDLTLASDLARRNQLASAVDKFHSSIFADPKGANARVGLAQTLEKFPATGSQGLREAVSQYRAYISLSPTLAPKEVEKLNKRIVKLEEKASKVEQKEKRIASANLPQRKS, encoded by the coding sequence ATGAGAGTTACCAATACATTGGCGCTGTTAGGCGCCATGTTTGCTTTGACGCCATCAATCATCAGTGTTCCGGCGAACGCTGCGCATCACACCAGACGTCTCAGCGGAAAGATCAATCATGAAGTGTTGATGGCCGATGACTTGATGATGAAAGGAAAGTTCATCCAAGCGGCCGAAATTTATCACGACGCAATCAACAAAGACAACAAAAACATTCAAGCAATGAATGGCTATGGAATGGCTCTGGGACGCCAATTCAAGCTCGACGCCGCCCAAGAGCAATTCCAGAAAGCACTGACTGCCGATCCGCAAAATGCTCAAGCTCATCTCGGTCTGGCAATGGTAGCTTTGAATCGGCTCCAGTCTTCCGATAACAGCATTCGCAAAAATCGTGAATCTATTCTCAATGATGCCGAAAGCCAATGTCGACAGGCACTCGATCTCGACAATGGATCACCTGAAGCTCATTACTGGCTGGCGCAGACTCAGCGTGAGAAAGGACTGTACGCAGACGCCAGCAACTCCTTTCAAAGTGCCATCAAATTAGATCCGAAATATTCGGAAGCTTACGCTGGATTAGCCATGATGAAGCTAGCGCAAAACAGTCCGGCAGAAGCGATCAGCAACTTTCAACAAGCTATCAAACTGAATTCAGGAAATTCAACCGCGCACTTTGGACTGGGCAAAGCGATGCTACAGCAAGGTCAGGTTGACGCCGCCATAAAAGAGTTCAATACAGCCATGTATCAAAACAGAAACAGCGGTCCAACACATCTTGCCCTGGGCGATGCCTACAATCAGCAGGGCAACTACGTTGCAGCAATCAAGCAATATCAGGAATCAATTCGCATCAAACCAGAAATCTCGGAACCCTATCTGCAGATTGCCAGCATTCGCGAAGCGCGTGGCGACATTGAGCACTCAATTGCCGAACTGCGCTCAGCTCTTGAACTAATGCCAAACAATACCGATCTGCAGCAAAGAATTGCTGAAGACAACCTCAGACTAGAAAAGCTCGACGAGGCAATCAAAGGCTTCGAACAAGTAATGGCGACAAATCCAGGCAGTGCAGCAGCAGCGAAAGGCATAACTAGAGCCTTTTACTTAAAGAGTCAAAAGGAAGCAGCCGGAGCCTTTTTTGTTTCCAATCAGTTCGAGAATTCTATGCGTTTGATGGATAAGGCAATTGCTTTGAATCCAAATGATATGGAACTGCGCCTGGCTCAAGCAAAGTTGAGAGCAATGGCCGGAGTAAAAATCGACCTGGCATCGATTGGACAGCCCCGAACAGACGGCGAGCGTGTTGCATATGCAGAAGCATTGCTTGCGCAAAACAAATTTGCGGAAGCGCAAGAGCAGATGAACACCGTCATTGGCTCAGCGATAAACGCCAGACAAGCATTTGCCGTTGCCGACCTGGCGTTGATGATCAAAGACTTGAACGACGCCGAAATTGCGTACAAAAAAGCTGCCACCATGCCTGGTGCCGAAGCGCGAGCACAGAGAGGTCTGGAGCAAGTAGCGAAAGCTCGTGAGATTGCGCGGCAAGACTTAACTCTGGCTTCAGATCTTGCTCGTAGAAATCAACTAGCCAGTGCTGTCGACAAGTTTCACTCCTCTATCTTTGCTGACCCGAAGGGAGCCAACGCTAGAGTAGGCTTGGCACAAACACTGGAAAAATTCCCGGCGACAGGTTCGCAAGGACTGCGCGAAGCGGTTTCGCAATACCGTGCCTACATTAGCCTGAGCCCGACTCTAGCTCCAAAGGAAGTCGAGAAATTGAACAAACGCATAGTCAAACTCGAAGAGAAAGCCAGCAAGGTCGAGCAAAAGGAGAAACGAATCGCCTCGGCTAACTTGCCTCAGAGAAAGTCATAG
- a CDS encoding tetratricopeptide repeat protein: protein MQMSAPTMPPVVSESRIPKKEITAVHDLGLLLKRMIQTSTGENPCLPATPLTADPADWATYKVGAEIAIQHGKIREAETAWLKALSISNQFPASDARVPYTLESLAAFYISVGKLDQAEQYLKEALQALEVVYGPADVKIAQCLNTIAGLYYRQRRYIEAVPYGIRMLTIYNKYYGAEHAEVGMAANNLAMLYHAQEKFDLAEMMYERALPIRRRALGKNSPQFKTLIENYSNLLISTGRPEQAEKLRAENGPSDAWETFECRVPVSGVN from the coding sequence ATGCAAATGTCCGCTCCAACGATGCCACCTGTTGTTTCCGAGAGCCGAATTCCAAAGAAAGAGATTACAGCGGTCCATGACCTCGGACTGTTACTAAAACGGATGATTCAAACAAGCACGGGCGAGAATCCGTGTTTGCCAGCGACCCCGCTGACTGCCGACCCGGCAGATTGGGCGACATATAAAGTAGGCGCAGAAATTGCCATCCAGCATGGCAAAATTCGAGAAGCTGAAACCGCCTGGCTGAAAGCGCTCAGTATCTCCAACCAGTTTCCAGCTTCAGATGCCCGCGTTCCTTATACGTTAGAGAGCCTGGCCGCATTTTACATATCGGTTGGCAAGTTGGATCAGGCTGAGCAGTATCTGAAAGAAGCTCTACAGGCGCTGGAAGTCGTTTACGGACCTGCCGATGTCAAAATCGCCCAGTGTCTCAACACTATTGCCGGTCTGTACTACAGGCAGCGCCGATATATCGAAGCTGTTCCCTATGGCATCCGCATGCTCACTATCTACAACAAGTATTACGGAGCTGAACATGCTGAGGTCGGTATGGCAGCAAACAATTTAGCCATGCTCTACCATGCTCAAGAAAAATTCGACCTGGCCGAAATGATGTACGAACGGGCTTTACCGATCCGCAGAAGAGCACTGGGTAAGAATAGTCCTCAGTTCAAAACACTGATCGAAAACTATTCCAATCTTCTTATATCGACAGGACGTCCAGAGCAAGCTGAAAAGCTGAGAGCAGAGAATGGACCAAGCGATGCCTGGGAAACGTTCGAATGCCGCGTGCCGGTATCCGGAGTCAACTAA